The Allochromatium tepidum genome has a window encoding:
- a CDS encoding adenylyl-sulfate reductase, with protein sequence MITSNPFAELSAFIAPGVMQAYVVLMVLLVIGGTLLDVKHKKSARYFFEKGKSLKKLAKREVGGAEKVGLAVSTLANEVLASGEFENPDRRKSHLLMMYGFVTFVVTTAILIFGVEGETSGFVSLLWHIGALMVSVGGYWFWFKIRVDVRSEGHPWYDVHLSDLFIVSLLLTTTFALVWSLFQAAGAGVLAGLAFFIFIAAATTLFGTVYWSKLAHMFFKPAAAFQKKVAKADGSMDKLPELPELTDPIVKERYPDIPTYMGDTPPYMGLGIKREAPTHY encoded by the coding sequence ATGATTACCAGCAATCCCTTCGCCGAGCTGTCGGCGTTCATTGCGCCGGGCGTGATGCAGGCCTATGTCGTGTTGATGGTCCTTCTGGTCATCGGCGGCACCCTGCTCGACGTCAAGCACAAGAAGAGCGCCCGGTATTTCTTCGAGAAAGGCAAGTCGCTCAAGAAACTGGCCAAACGCGAAGTCGGCGGCGCCGAGAAGGTCGGTCTGGCCGTCAGCACCCTGGCCAACGAAGTCCTGGCCTCGGGCGAGTTCGAGAATCCCGACCGGCGCAAGTCTCACCTGCTCATGATGTACGGCTTCGTCACCTTCGTGGTGACGACCGCGATCCTGATCTTCGGCGTGGAAGGCGAGACCTCGGGTTTCGTGTCCCTGCTCTGGCACATCGGCGCTCTGATGGTCAGCGTCGGCGGCTACTGGTTCTGGTTCAAGATCCGCGTCGACGTGCGTTCCGAGGGCCATCCGTGGTACGACGTGCATCTATCGGATCTGTTCATCGTCTCGCTGCTGCTGACGACGACCTTTGCACTGGTGTGGTCGCTGTTCCAGGCCGCAGGCGCCGGTGTCCTGGCCGGACTGGCCTTCTTCATCTTCATCGCCGCCGCCACCACGCTGTTCGGCACCGTCTACTGGTCGAAGCTGGCGCACATGTTCTTCAAGCCCGCCGCCGCCTTCCAGAAGAAGGTCGCCAAGGCCGACGGTTCGATGGACAAGCTGCCCGAGCTGCCCGAACTGACCGACCCCATCGTCAAGGAGCGCTATCCGGACATCCCGACCTACATGGGCGACACCCCGCCCTACATGGGCCTGGGGATCAAGCGCGAAGCGCCGACCCATTACTGA
- the aprA gene encoding adenylyl-sulfate reductase subunit alpha: MAYKTIIEDGIDVLVVGAGLGGTGAAFEARYWGQDKKIVIAEKANIDRSGAVAQGLYAINCYMGTRFGENKPEDHVRYARIDLMGMVREDLLFDMARHVDSAVHQFEEWGLPLMRNPKTGAYQREGRWQIMIHGESYKPIVAEAAKKSADKVFNRICVTHLLMDESKPNRVAGAVGFNVRTGNYHVFKSKTVIVAAGGASNIYKPRSVGEGAGRVWYAPWSSGSAYGLMIGAGAKMTQMENRIVLARFKDGYGPVGAYFLHLKTYTQNGLGEEYESKWWPQLQEMVGKEYLDPELSHRTHRPIPTCLRNHALISEVNAGRGPIHMVTMEAFQDPHLEEIGWHNFLGMTVGQAVLWAATDVDPKNENPELTTSEPYVMGSHATGCGAWCSGPEDVSPPEYFWGYNRMTTVEGLFGAGDAVGGTPHAFSSGSFTEGRLAAKAACKYIDDGKAEGIRVSDAQIERRREEIYKPLEHYRVYRNEITAGSVNPNYINPRQGLDRLQKLMDEYCGGVTVNYMTNDKLLNIGLKKMKLLEEDLEKLAAENIHELLRAWELKHRQLTSEAVLHHTLFRKETRWPGYYYRGDAMKVDDENWHVLTVSRRDPDTGEYTMEKAPCYHLVDA, from the coding sequence ATGGCTTACAAGACAATCATCGAGGACGGCATCGACGTTCTGGTCGTCGGTGCGGGCCTGGGCGGCACGGGCGCGGCCTTCGAGGCGCGCTACTGGGGCCAGGACAAGAAGATCGTCATCGCCGAGAAGGCCAACATCGATCGCTCCGGTGCCGTGGCCCAGGGTCTGTACGCCATCAACTGCTACATGGGCACCCGCTTCGGCGAGAACAAGCCGGAAGATCATGTGCGTTATGCGCGCATCGATCTGATGGGCATGGTGCGCGAAGACCTGCTGTTCGACATGGCGCGTCACGTTGACTCGGCCGTGCACCAGTTCGAGGAATGGGGTCTGCCGTTGATGCGCAACCCCAAGACCGGCGCCTATCAGCGTGAAGGCCGCTGGCAGATCATGATCCACGGTGAGTCCTACAAGCCGATCGTCGCGGAAGCGGCGAAGAAGTCGGCCGACAAGGTCTTCAACCGCATCTGCGTCACCCATCTGCTGATGGACGAGAGCAAGCCCAACCGGGTCGCGGGCGCGGTCGGCTTCAACGTGCGCACCGGCAACTATCATGTCTTCAAGTCCAAGACGGTCATCGTCGCCGCCGGCGGCGCCTCGAACATCTACAAGCCGCGGTCGGTGGGCGAGGGCGCGGGGCGCGTCTGGTATGCACCCTGGTCCTCGGGCTCGGCCTATGGTCTGATGATCGGCGCCGGCGCCAAGATGACCCAGATGGAGAACCGCATCGTGCTGGCCCGCTTCAAGGACGGTTACGGTCCGGTCGGCGCCTACTTCCTGCACCTCAAGACCTATACGCAGAACGGTCTGGGCGAGGAGTACGAGTCCAAGTGGTGGCCGCAGTTGCAGGAAATGGTCGGCAAGGAATATCTCGACCCGGAACTCTCGCACCGCACCCATCGCCCGATCCCGACCTGTCTGCGCAACCATGCCCTGATCAGCGAAGTCAACGCCGGTCGCGGGCCGATCCACATGGTCACGATGGAAGCCTTCCAGGATCCGCATCTGGAAGAGATCGGCTGGCACAACTTCCTCGGCATGACCGTCGGCCAGGCCGTGCTCTGGGCCGCGACCGATGTCGATCCGAAGAACGAGAACCCCGAGCTGACCACCTCCGAGCCTTACGTCATGGGTTCGCACGCGACCGGTTGCGGTGCCTGGTGTTCGGGTCCGGAGGACGTCTCGCCGCCCGAGTATTTCTGGGGCTACAACCGCATGACCACAGTCGAGGGACTGTTCGGGGCCGGCGACGCCGTCGGCGGCACGCCGCACGCCTTCTCGTCCGGCTCCTTCACCGAGGGGCGTCTGGCGGCCAAGGCGGCCTGCAAGTACATCGACGACGGCAAGGCCGAGGGCATTCGGGTCTCAGACGCGCAGATCGAGCGGCGGCGTGAAGAGATCTACAAGCCGCTGGAGCACTACCGGGTCTACCGCAACGAGATCACCGCCGGTTCGGTCAACCCGAACTACATCAACCCGCGTCAGGGCCTGGATCGTCTGCAGAAGCTGATGGACGAGTACTGCGGCGGCGTGACCGTCAACTACATGACCAATGACAAGCTGCTCAACATCGGTCTGAAGAAGATGAAGCTTCTGGAAGAGGATCTCGAGAAGCTGGCGGCGGAGAACATCCATGAACTGCTGCGCGCCTGGGAGCTGAAGCATCGTCAGCTCACCTCCGAGGCCGTGCTGCATCACACACTGTTCCGCAAGGAGACCCGCTGGCCGGGCTACTACTACCGTGGCGACGCCATGAAGGTCGACGACGAGAACTGGCATGTGCTGACGGTGTCGCGCCGTGATCCCGATACCGGCGAGTACACAATGGAAAAGGCGCCCTGTTACCATCTGGTCGATGCCTGA
- the mrcB gene encoding penicillin-binding protein 1B, with amino-acid sequence MASKRRAGSRGRRHSRRGFRLGTLLFGWLLIPAVGASVAVTLYGIHLDRVVRDKFEGQRWALPARVWARPLELYAGRRLSPDQFESELKRLNYRAVASPRTQGQYQRLGDRFQVRTRPFQFWDGAEPERHLTVTFADGQVETLTDADGGPDPALVRLDAMLIASIYPTHNEDRVLVRRQDLPELLIKTLMAVEDRNFYRHIGVDPKGILRAAVSNLQAGAVVEGASTLTQQLVKNFYLNADRTFERKIKEAYMAFLLERRYGKDEILEAYANEIYLGQDGSRAIHGFGLASQFFFNLPLDELDAAKTALLVGMVQAPSSLDPRRNPEAAERRRNLVLDLMVRDGVISEAEATKAKRAPLGIQDGGGRPAGYYPDFITLVRRQLQRDYRDEDLRSEGLNIFTTLDPLVQAAVERSLPRKLAELEQQNRMKAGTLEAAAVVTSVEQGEVLAVAGGREPGYAGFNRALDSVRSIGSLVKPPIYLLALSQPERYTLTTSLSDRPVSLPDGNKRWEPKNYDRRVHGSVQLHSALARSLNLATVNLGLSLGVKNVVDTLYKMGAQRRIRVVPSVLLGAVSMSPLEVAQVYQTIAAGGYRAPLRGIREVVDAQGRPLNRYPLAIEAVVDPRAAYLTTWAMQRVVTDGTAKWLGDQLPKGMTMAGKTGTTDEKRDSWYAGFSGDKVAVVWVGRDDNKPMGLTGGTGALRVWGDFMLALDNEPLPESPPDGVVLADACGRRNVPFIGDSAKGAASCGGGQGSGSRAAGGESVARAEPAPTETREESPPPEPPPPPPKPARTQNHFMSDFFGR; translated from the coding sequence GTGGCATCCAAGCGTCGCGCCGGCTCGCGTGGCCGGAGACATTCCCGCCGTGGCTTCCGGCTCGGCACCCTTCTATTCGGCTGGCTCCTGATCCCGGCGGTCGGGGCATCCGTGGCCGTGACGCTCTATGGCATCCACCTCGATCGCGTGGTCCGCGACAAGTTCGAGGGCCAGCGTTGGGCCTTGCCCGCGCGCGTCTGGGCACGTCCGCTCGAACTCTACGCCGGACGCCGGCTCAGCCCCGATCAGTTCGAGTCCGAACTCAAGCGGCTGAACTATCGCGCCGTCGCGTCGCCGCGTACTCAGGGCCAATATCAACGCCTGGGCGACCGCTTCCAGGTCCGGACCCGTCCGTTCCAGTTCTGGGATGGGGCCGAGCCCGAGCGTCATCTGACCGTCACCTTCGCCGACGGCCAGGTCGAGACCCTGACCGACGCCGACGGCGGTCCCGACCCGGCCCTAGTGCGGCTGGACGCCATGCTGATCGCCAGCATCTATCCGACCCACAACGAGGACCGGGTGCTGGTGCGTCGCCAGGATCTGCCCGAGCTGCTGATCAAGACCCTGATGGCGGTCGAGGATCGCAACTTCTACCGACACATCGGCGTCGATCCCAAGGGCATCCTGCGCGCGGCGGTCAGCAACCTCCAGGCCGGCGCCGTGGTCGAGGGCGCCAGCACCCTGACCCAGCAGTTGGTCAAGAACTTCTATCTCAACGCCGACCGGACCTTCGAGCGCAAGATCAAGGAGGCCTATATGGCCTTCCTGCTCGAACGGCGCTACGGCAAGGACGAGATCCTCGAAGCCTATGCCAACGAGATCTATCTCGGTCAGGACGGCAGCCGCGCCATCCACGGCTTCGGATTGGCGAGCCAGTTCTTCTTCAATCTGCCGCTCGACGAACTCGACGCGGCCAAGACCGCGCTCCTGGTCGGCATGGTCCAGGCGCCGTCCAGTCTCGATCCGCGCCGCAATCCGGAGGCCGCCGAGCGGCGGCGCAATCTGGTGCTCGACCTCATGGTGCGCGACGGGGTCATCAGCGAGGCCGAGGCGACCAAGGCCAAGCGCGCGCCGCTCGGGATTCAGGACGGCGGCGGGCGTCCGGCCGGGTACTATCCGGACTTCATCACCCTGGTGCGTCGCCAGCTCCAGCGCGACTATCGCGACGAGGATCTGCGCTCCGAAGGGCTGAACATCTTCACCACGCTCGATCCGCTGGTGCAGGCCGCCGTCGAGCGTTCGCTGCCCAGGAAGCTGGCCGAGCTGGAGCAGCAGAATCGGATGAAGGCCGGAACCCTGGAGGCGGCCGCCGTGGTGACCTCGGTCGAGCAGGGCGAGGTGCTGGCCGTCGCCGGCGGGCGCGAGCCGGGCTATGCCGGCTTCAACCGCGCGCTCGACTCGGTGCGCTCGATCGGCTCGCTGGTCAAGCCGCCGATCTATCTGCTCGCGCTGTCGCAGCCGGAGCGCTACACGCTCACCACCAGTCTCTCGGACCGTCCCGTCAGTCTGCCCGACGGCAACAAGCGCTGGGAGCCGAAGAACTACGACCGCCGGGTTCATGGCTCGGTGCAGCTCCACAGCGCGCTCGCCCGCTCGCTGAATCTGGCTACGGTCAACCTGGGGTTGAGCCTCGGGGTCAAGAACGTCGTGGATACGCTCTACAAGATGGGTGCGCAGCGACGCATCCGGGTCGTGCCCTCGGTGCTGCTGGGGGCGGTGTCCATGTCGCCGCTGGAGGTGGCGCAGGTCTATCAGACCATCGCCGCCGGCGGCTATCGCGCGCCCCTGCGCGGCATCCGCGAGGTGGTCGACGCCCAGGGCCGGCCGCTCAACCGCTATCCGCTCGCCATCGAGGCCGTGGTCGATCCCAGGGCGGCCTATCTGACGACCTGGGCCATGCAGCGCGTGGTCACGGACGGCACGGCCAAGTGGCTCGGCGATCAGTTGCCCAAGGGGATGACGATGGCCGGCAAGACCGGCACCACCGACGAGAAGCGCGATAGCTGGTATGCCGGTTTCTCGGGCGACAAGGTGGCCGTGGTCTGGGTCGGTCGCGACGACAACAAGCCGATGGGACTGACGGGCGGAACCGGGGCGCTGCGGGTGTGGGGTGATTTCATGCTGGCGCTCGACAATGAGCCGTTGCCCGAGTCTCCGCCCGATGGCGTGGTCCTGGCCGATGCCTGCGGACGTAGGAACGTGCCCTTCATCGGCGACAGCGCCAAGGGGGCGGCCAGTTGCGGCGGCGGTCAGGGTTCCGGGTCGCGTGCTGCGGGCGGCGAGTCGGTGGCGCGGGCCGAACCGGCTCCCACCGAAACGCGGGAAGAGTCTCCGCCCCCTGAGCCACCGCCACCGCCACCCAAACCGGCTCGAACCCAAAACCATTTCATGAGCGACTTCTTCGGTCGCTGA
- the sat gene encoding sulfate adenylyltransferase, which yields MIKPVGSDELRPRFVYDPEQHHKLAHEAESLPSVIVSSQAAGNAVMLGAGYFSPLEGFMNLADALSTAQSMTLTDGRFFPVPLLCLLESADAIAGATRVALRDPNVEGNPVLAVMDVTAVEQVSDAQMALMTEQVYGTSDPKHPGVQTFNSQGRIAISGPIRVLNFSYFQTDFPDTFRTAVEIRHEIQERGWRTIVAFQTRNPMHRAHEELCKMAMEAVEADGVVIHMLLGRLKPGDIPAPVRDAAIRTMAELYFPPNTVMVTGYGFDMLYAGPREAVLHAYFRQNMGATHFIIGRDHAGVGDYYGPFDAQTIFDDAVPADALAIEIFRADNTAYSKKLGRVVMMRDAPDHTPDDFIQLSGTRVREMLGRGEAPPPEFSRPEVAQILMDYYQSLPQS from the coding sequence ATGATCAAGCCAGTCGGCTCTGACGAACTCAGACCGCGTTTCGTCTATGACCCAGAGCAGCACCACAAACTCGCCCATGAGGCCGAGTCGCTGCCCTCGGTGATCGTCAGCTCCCAGGCGGCCGGCAATGCCGTCATGCTGGGCGCCGGGTATTTCAGCCCACTCGAAGGGTTCATGAATCTGGCCGACGCGCTCAGTACGGCGCAGTCGATGACCCTGACCGACGGGCGCTTCTTCCCGGTGCCGCTGCTCTGTCTGCTCGAATCCGCCGACGCCATCGCCGGCGCCACGCGGGTCGCGCTGCGTGACCCGAACGTCGAGGGCAACCCGGTACTGGCGGTCATGGACGTCACCGCCGTCGAGCAGGTCTCGGACGCGCAGATGGCGCTGATGACCGAACAGGTCTACGGCACCTCGGACCCGAAGCACCCAGGCGTCCAGACCTTCAACAGCCAGGGCCGTATCGCCATCTCGGGACCGATCCGGGTTCTCAATTTCTCCTACTTCCAGACCGACTTCCCCGACACCTTCCGCACCGCCGTCGAGATCCGCCACGAGATCCAAGAACGCGGCTGGCGGACGATCGTCGCCTTCCAGACCCGCAACCCCATGCATCGCGCGCACGAGGAGCTGTGCAAGATGGCGATGGAGGCGGTCGAAGCCGATGGCGTCGTGATCCACATGCTGCTCGGCCGGCTCAAGCCGGGCGACATCCCGGCCCCCGTGCGCGATGCCGCCATCCGCACCATGGCCGAACTCTATTTTCCGCCCAACACCGTGATGGTCACGGGCTACGGTTTCGACATGCTCTATGCCGGGCCGCGCGAGGCGGTGCTGCACGCCTATTTCCGCCAGAACATGGGCGCGACCCACTTCATCATCGGTCGCGATCATGCCGGCGTCGGCGATTACTATGGTCCCTTCGACGCCCAGACCATCTTCGATGACGCCGTGCCCGCCGATGCGCTCGCCATCGAGATCTTCCGCGCCGACAACACGGCCTACTCCAAGAAGCTTGGACGAGTCGTGATGATGCGCGACGCCCCCGACCATACGCCGGATGACTTTATCCAGCTGTCCGGTACTCGGGTGCGCGAGATGCTCGGCCGGGGCGAGGCCCCGCCGCCCGAGTTCTCGCGTCCCGAGGTCGCCCAGATCCTCATGGATTACTACCAGTCACTCCCTCAGTCGTAG
- a CDS encoding FKBP-type peptidyl-prolyl cis-trans isomerase, which yields MKQTIRDDTFVELSYRVLDQKTGNVLTAVEFPLGYVHGHNSVLDPRVMAELEGRSVGETISVPIDCSDLYGARDESLVITDLIENVPEEYREVGMQILMENEKGETKTFFVTRMDDRTLTIDGNHPLCERQVIFELEVLSVREATDEEIAAGGTPELGPDIGGSPTRPI from the coding sequence ATGAAACAGACCATTCGCGACGATACATTCGTCGAACTGAGCTATCGCGTCCTCGATCAGAAGACGGGTAATGTTTTGACGGCCGTGGAGTTTCCGTTGGGCTATGTCCATGGTCACAACTCAGTGCTGGATCCGCGCGTCATGGCGGAACTGGAAGGCCGGTCGGTGGGCGAGACGATCTCGGTTCCGATCGATTGCAGCGATCTCTATGGCGCTCGGGATGAATCGCTCGTCATCACGGATTTGATCGAGAACGTGCCCGAGGAATATCGCGAAGTCGGGATGCAGATCCTGATGGAGAACGAGAAAGGCGAGACCAAGACCTTTTTCGTCACCCGTATGGACGACAGGACGCTGACGATCGACGGCAATCATCCGCTGTGCGAGCGGCAGGTGATCTTCGAGCTGGAAGTGCTGAGCGTGCGTGAGGCGACGGACGAGGAGATCGCCGCCGGCGGCACGCCGGAGCTGGGGCCGGACATCGGCGGATCGCCGACCCGGCCGATCTGA
- the aprB gene encoding adenylyl-sulfate reductase subunit beta, with the protein MPTFVYMTRCDGCGQCVDICPSDIMHIDTTIRRAYNIEPNMCWECYSCVKACPHNAIDVRGYADFAPLGHSVRVRRDEEKGVIAWRIIFRNGEKDMNLLAPITTKPWGQHTPKLKDVPAPSKEMRDSQLLFNEPKYIRLDDGGLHTLESNGLKMQEGVCY; encoded by the coding sequence ATGCCAACGTTCGTCTATATGACGCGCTGCGACGGTTGCGGCCAATGCGTCGACATCTGCCCGTCGGACATCATGCACATCGACACGACCATCCGTCGTGCCTACAACATCGAACCCAACATGTGCTGGGAGTGCTACTCCTGCGTCAAGGCCTGTCCGCATAACGCGATCGACGTGCGCGGTTACGCCGACTTCGCCCCGCTGGGCCATTCGGTGCGGGTGCGTCGCGACGAGGAGAAGGGCGTCATCGCCTGGCGCATCATCTTCCGCAACGGCGAGAAGGACATGAACCTGCTCGCGCCCATCACCACCAAGCCCTGGGGGCAGCACACGCCCAAGCTCAAGGACGTGCCCGCGCCGTCGAAAGAGATGCGCGACAGCCAGTTGCTGTTCAACGAGCCCAAGTACATTCGTCTCGATGACGGCGGTCTGCATACGCTCGAATCCAACGGCCTGAAAATGCAAGAAGGGGTGTGCTACTGA
- a CDS encoding L-threonylcarbamoyladenylate synthase, giving the protein MHLTSGTDDLTTAANLLRAGELVALPTETVYGLAGDAGNPDALRAIFQAKGRPADHPLIVHLAAAEQLPAWAAVVPEAAWRLASAFWPGPLTLVLPAARTVSPLVTGGQTTVALRVPAHPVFQAVLQRLGRGLAAPSANPFGRISPTTALHVQRHLAGRIAAVVDGGPCPVGIESTIVDLSGDHPRLLRPGRITAEALAPHLPPILTTDATAPRVPGMLDSHYAPSKPCYRIPIDLHESPFPDRRPGLIATRPVDWPVARFWPMPAVPEDYASMLYSVLHQADGSDCDVLLIALPPDDSAWIAVHDRIRRAARSL; this is encoded by the coding sequence TTGCATCTCACATCCGGCACGGATGACCTGACCACCGCGGCGAACCTGCTGCGAGCGGGCGAACTGGTGGCCTTGCCCACCGAGACCGTCTACGGTCTGGCGGGCGATGCGGGCAATCCCGACGCCTTGCGCGCGATCTTCCAGGCCAAAGGCCGCCCCGCCGATCATCCGCTGATCGTGCACCTGGCTGCGGCTGAACAACTGCCCGCCTGGGCCGCCGTCGTGCCGGAGGCCGCCTGGCGGCTGGCATCGGCCTTCTGGCCCGGACCCTTGACCCTGGTTCTGCCTGCGGCACGGACCGTTTCGCCGCTGGTGACGGGCGGCCAGACCACGGTCGCGCTGCGCGTGCCCGCTCATCCGGTGTTTCAGGCCGTGTTGCAACGACTCGGTCGAGGACTGGCCGCGCCGTCCGCCAATCCGTTCGGTCGGATCAGCCCGACCACCGCGCTGCATGTGCAGCGCCATTTGGCGGGCAGGATCGCGGCCGTCGTCGATGGCGGCCCCTGCCCGGTCGGTATCGAATCCACCATTGTGGATCTCAGCGGCGACCATCCCCGCCTCTTGCGGCCCGGTCGGATTACGGCGGAGGCCCTCGCGCCGCATCTGCCTCCGATCCTGACCACAGACGCGACCGCGCCTCGTGTGCCCGGTATGCTGGACTCGCATTATGCGCCGAGCAAGCCATGCTACCGGATTCCGATCGATCTGCACGAGAGCCCGTTCCCGGACCGGCGTCCGGGTCTGATCGCGACTCGTCCCGTCGACTGGCCGGTCGCGAGATTCTGGCCGATGCCCGCCGTCCCCGAGGACTATGCCTCGATGCTCTATTCGGTATTGCACCAGGCCGACGGCAGCGACTGCGACGTCCTGTTGATCGCCTTGCCGCCCGACGACTCGGCCTGGATCGCCGTACACGACCGAATCCGCCGCGCGGCGCGTTCACTGTAG
- a CDS encoding tetratricopeptide repeat protein translates to MQRLTRFLTLSSLALAGLSACSMGLREGPPAPIVQVTPRDGRPARPSVPTPQPERAPVPEQPSEPVRRGTQVYAYRDPSAAPETAAPPASGIQPAQPATPTPSAPPTPGTPPQSITQTPGTPPMPGGLQAQPAAPAPSTSEPPATPPQRPAEQQVAKVDPRATLPASETPSAERPVAPAPALPPSSFAAPSLPPAAAKLAGQAEQQRQSGDFTGAAASLERSLRIAPREAYLWNRLARVRLEQGQAVQAGNLASRANDLAGDKEDIRRDNWRIIAESRRRSGDLAAASEAEQRAGGN, encoded by the coding sequence ATGCAACGCTTGACTCGATTCCTGACGCTTTCGTCGCTGGCCCTGGCCGGTCTGAGCGCCTGCTCCATGGGGCTGCGTGAGGGACCGCCGGCGCCCATCGTCCAGGTGACGCCGCGTGATGGACGGCCCGCGCGGCCAAGCGTGCCGACGCCCCAGCCGGAGCGCGCGCCCGTGCCCGAGCAACCGTCCGAGCCGGTCAGGCGCGGAACCCAGGTCTATGCCTACCGCGATCCGAGTGCCGCGCCGGAAACGGCCGCACCGCCCGCGTCCGGTATCCAGCCGGCTCAACCCGCCACGCCGACGCCGAGTGCGCCGCCGACACCAGGTACGCCGCCTCAATCCATCACCCAGACACCGGGTACGCCCCCGATGCCGGGCGGCCTCCAGGCGCAACCCGCCGCGCCTGCGCCGAGCACGTCCGAGCCGCCCGCGACGCCTCCTCAGCGTCCGGCCGAACAGCAGGTCGCCAAGGTCGATCCGCGCGCGACCCTGCCGGCTTCCGAGACTCCGAGTGCCGAGCGTCCGGTCGCGCCGGCCCCGGCGCTGCCTCCATCGAGCTTCGCCGCACCCAGTCTGCCGCCGGCGGCCGCCAAGCTCGCCGGTCAGGCCGAGCAGCAGCGCCAGTCGGGTGATTTCACCGGTGCGGCCGCTTCTCTGGAGCGCTCGCTGCGCATCGCTCCGCGTGAAGCTTATCTCTGGAACCGGCTCGCGCGCGTGCGGCTGGAGCAGGGGCAGGCGGTCCAGGCCGGCAATCTGGCCTCGCGCGCCAATGATCTCGCGGGCGACAAGGAAGACATCCGGCGCGACAACTGGCGCATCATCGCCGAGTCCAGGCGCCGTTCCGGGGATCTTGCGGCCGCGAGTGAGGCTGAGCAGCGCGCGGGGGGCAATTGA
- the nhaR gene encoding transcriptional activator NhaR: protein MNLKHLRYFWVTARAGSVAAAGNQLHLTPQTVSAQIKLLESDLGTALFKPAGRRLELTEAGRVALSYADEIFALGQEMVSSLRATGIPEHAAPVFRVGISDALPKSLIHRLLLSLRQLTKPVRLVCRDGAIETLLGELALHRIEMVLADRPMPAGLAVRGHSRKLGESALAFFAVPRLARQDVGFPACLNGAPLLLPGQNAAVRGEIDRWLGEARLSPRVVGEFDDSALMKVFAEAGEGYFPAPAIISDEICARYGVIELGRLDEVREAFWLISTERRVQHPEVRAVLEAARTAVFNIPVGGETAR from the coding sequence ATGAACCTCAAGCACCTGCGCTATTTCTGGGTGACGGCCCGCGCCGGGAGCGTGGCGGCGGCGGGCAACCAACTGCATCTGACGCCGCAAACCGTCAGTGCTCAGATCAAGCTGCTCGAAAGCGATCTCGGGACGGCCTTGTTCAAACCCGCCGGTCGCCGCCTCGAATTGACCGAGGCGGGGCGCGTGGCCCTGTCTTACGCGGACGAGATCTTTGCGCTGGGTCAGGAGATGGTGTCGTCGCTGCGGGCCACCGGCATCCCGGAACACGCGGCACCGGTGTTTCGGGTCGGGATTTCCGACGCACTCCCCAAATCGCTCATCCATCGATTGCTGCTGTCGCTGCGGCAATTGACGAAGCCGGTCAGGCTGGTCTGCCGCGACGGCGCCATCGAGACGCTGCTCGGCGAACTGGCCCTGCACCGGATCGAGATGGTGCTGGCCGATCGACCCATGCCGGCGGGGCTGGCGGTACGCGGTCACAGCCGCAAGCTGGGCGAGAGCGCCCTCGCCTTCTTTGCCGTGCCCCGGCTGGCGCGGCAGGATGTAGGCTTCCCCGCCTGCCTCAACGGAGCGCCGCTCCTGTTGCCCGGACAGAACGCGGCGGTGCGTGGCGAGATCGATCGCTGGCTGGGCGAGGCACGCCTGTCCCCTCGGGTCGTCGGGGAGTTCGATGACAGCGCCCTGATGAAAGTCTTCGCCGAGGCGGGCGAAGGCTATTTCCCCGCGCCCGCCATCATCTCGGACGAGATCTGCGCGCGTTATGGCGTCATCGAGCTGGGGCGGCTGGATGAGGTGCGTGAGGCGTTCTGGTTGATCAGCACCGAGCGGCGCGTTCAGCACCCCGAGGTCCGCGCCGTGCTGGAAGCCGCCCGCACGGCGGTTTTCAACATCCCGGTCGGCGGCGAAACGGCACGATGA